From a region of the Cucumis sativus cultivar 9930 chromosome 6, Cucumber_9930_V3, whole genome shotgun sequence genome:
- the LOC101204218 gene encoding uncharacterized protein LOC101204218 isoform X2, with amino-acid sequence MVARMTTSRPSLGRPIIFASSRLCSFFRSRRFLCRETTAEAMFTALEIPPPCPAAKLNVVRALPSQFRFYRLPYNLGLPNRQLPSLSIRAQSLSDPSTSSRYTDTIGTSSPAFLQFPQCTLTQRHILVLNVVACATAISATWLFCSAIPTLLAFKRAAESLEKLMDVTREEIPGTMAAIRLSGMEISDLTMELSDLGQGITQGVRSSTRAVRVAEERLRRLTNMSPTVQEMTITNLGVRGAEPVLAKRAKDIKEGILKGRSIFQLFLSLTRFSGLALNYFSKRGKK; translated from the exons ATGGTGGCCCGGATGACTACAAGCAGGCCGTCTCTTGGCAGGCCCATAATCTTCGCATCCTCTCGGCTATGCTCATTCTTCCGATCTCGGAGATTTCTCTGCAGAGAAACAACTGCGGAAGCAATGTTTACAGCTTTGGAAATACCACCACCGTGTCCGGCGGCGAAGCTTAATGTCGTTCGAGCACTTCCAAGCCAATTTAGATTCTACCGACTACCTTACAATCTCGGCCTCCCTAACCGTCAACTTCCTTCGCTTTCGATACGAGCACAATCGCTATCTGATCCATCGACTTCATCGCGTTATACGGACACGATTGGAACCTCCTCTCCAGCATTTCTTCAATTCCCTCAGTGCACGCTAACTCAACGCCACATCCTTGTTCTCAATGTCGTTGCCTGCGCG ACGGCAATTTCTGCAACCTGGCTCTTTTGTTCTGCGATCCCCACTCTTCTG GCATTCAAGAGAGCAGCCGAATCATTAGAGAAACTCATGGATGTCACAAGGGAGGAAATTCCAGGAACTATGGCAGCCATTCGATTATCTGGCATGGAAATCAGTGATTTGACCATGGAACTCAGTGATCTTGG GCAGGGTATCACCCAAGGTGTGAGAAGTTCCACTAGAGCTGTTCGAGTAGCGGAAGAGAGATTACGTCGCTTGACAAACATGTCTCCAACAG TGCAGGAAATGACAATAACCAATCTGGGAGTGAGGGGAGCAGAGCCAGTTCTGGCTAAAAGGGCAAAAGACATTAAGGAAGGGATTCTGAAAGGACGTTCCATCTTCCAATTATTTCTCTCCCTTACAAGATTCTCTGGGCTGGCCTTGAATTATTTTAGCAAACGAGGTAAGAAGTAG
- the LOC101204218 gene encoding uncharacterized protein LOC101204218 isoform X1, with translation MVARMTTSRPSLGRPIIFASSRLCSFFRSRRFLCRETTAEAMFTALEIPPPCPAAKLNVVRALPSQFRFYRLPYNLGLPNRQLPSLSIRAQSLSDPSTSSRYTDTIGTSSPAFLQFPQCTLTQRHILVLNVVACATAISATWLFCSAIPTLLAFKRAAESLEKLMDVTREEIPGTMAAIRLSGMEISDLTMELSDLGQGITQGVRSSTRAVRVAEERLRRLTNMSPTASVQEMTITNLGVRGAEPVLAKRAKDIKEGILKGRSIFQLFLSLTRFSGLALNYFSKRGKK, from the exons ATGGTGGCCCGGATGACTACAAGCAGGCCGTCTCTTGGCAGGCCCATAATCTTCGCATCCTCTCGGCTATGCTCATTCTTCCGATCTCGGAGATTTCTCTGCAGAGAAACAACTGCGGAAGCAATGTTTACAGCTTTGGAAATACCACCACCGTGTCCGGCGGCGAAGCTTAATGTCGTTCGAGCACTTCCAAGCCAATTTAGATTCTACCGACTACCTTACAATCTCGGCCTCCCTAACCGTCAACTTCCTTCGCTTTCGATACGAGCACAATCGCTATCTGATCCATCGACTTCATCGCGTTATACGGACACGATTGGAACCTCCTCTCCAGCATTTCTTCAATTCCCTCAGTGCACGCTAACTCAACGCCACATCCTTGTTCTCAATGTCGTTGCCTGCGCG ACGGCAATTTCTGCAACCTGGCTCTTTTGTTCTGCGATCCCCACTCTTCTG GCATTCAAGAGAGCAGCCGAATCATTAGAGAAACTCATGGATGTCACAAGGGAGGAAATTCCAGGAACTATGGCAGCCATTCGATTATCTGGCATGGAAATCAGTGATTTGACCATGGAACTCAGTGATCTTGG GCAGGGTATCACCCAAGGTGTGAGAAGTTCCACTAGAGCTGTTCGAGTAGCGGAAGAGAGATTACGTCGCTTGACAAACATGTCTCCAACAG CCTCAGTGCAGGAAATGACAATAACCAATCTGGGAGTGAGGGGAGCAGAGCCAGTTCTGGCTAAAAGGGCAAAAGACATTAAGGAAGGGATTCTGAAAGGACGTTCCATCTTCCAATTATTTCTCTCCCTTACAAGATTCTCTGGGCTGGCCTTGAATTATTTTAGCAAACGAGGTAAGAAGTAG
- the LOC101204218 gene encoding uncharacterized protein LOC101204218 isoform X3 has translation MVARMTTSRPSLGRPIIFASSRLCSFFRSRRFLCRETTAEAMFTALEIPPPCPAAKLNVVRALPSQFRFYRLPYNLGLPNRQLPSLSIRAQSLSDPSTSSRYTDTIGTSSPAFLQFPQCTLTQRHILVLNVVACATAISATWLFCSAIPTLLAFKRAAESLEKLMDVTREEIPGTMAAIRLSGMEISDLTMELSDLGQGITQGVRSSTRAVRVAEERLRRLTNMSPTGNDNNQSGSEGSRASSG, from the exons ATGGTGGCCCGGATGACTACAAGCAGGCCGTCTCTTGGCAGGCCCATAATCTTCGCATCCTCTCGGCTATGCTCATTCTTCCGATCTCGGAGATTTCTCTGCAGAGAAACAACTGCGGAAGCAATGTTTACAGCTTTGGAAATACCACCACCGTGTCCGGCGGCGAAGCTTAATGTCGTTCGAGCACTTCCAAGCCAATTTAGATTCTACCGACTACCTTACAATCTCGGCCTCCCTAACCGTCAACTTCCTTCGCTTTCGATACGAGCACAATCGCTATCTGATCCATCGACTTCATCGCGTTATACGGACACGATTGGAACCTCCTCTCCAGCATTTCTTCAATTCCCTCAGTGCACGCTAACTCAACGCCACATCCTTGTTCTCAATGTCGTTGCCTGCGCG ACGGCAATTTCTGCAACCTGGCTCTTTTGTTCTGCGATCCCCACTCTTCTG GCATTCAAGAGAGCAGCCGAATCATTAGAGAAACTCATGGATGTCACAAGGGAGGAAATTCCAGGAACTATGGCAGCCATTCGATTATCTGGCATGGAAATCAGTGATTTGACCATGGAACTCAGTGATCTTGG GCAGGGTATCACCCAAGGTGTGAGAAGTTCCACTAGAGCTGTTCGAGTAGCGGAAGAGAGATTACGTCGCTTGACAAACATGTCTCCAACAG GAAATGACAATAACCAATCTGGGAGTGAGGGGAGCAGAGCCAGTTCTGGCTAA
- the LOC101205966 gene encoding NEDD8-conjugating enzyme Ubc12: MIKLFKVKEKQRELAENASNGVPTKKQSAGELRLHKDISELNLPKSCNITFPNGKDDLMNFEVSIRPDEGYYLGGTFYFSFTVSPIYPHEAPKVKCKTKVYHPNIDLEGNVCLNILREDWKPVLNINTVIYGLYHLFTEPNDEDPLNHDAAAVLRDNPKLFESNVRRAMAGGYVGQTFFPRCM, encoded by the exons ATGATTAAGTTATTTAAAGTCAAGGAGAAGCAGAGAGAACTTGCTGAAAATGCTAGTAATGGCGTACCTACAAAGAAGCAAAGTGCTGGGGAACTACGTCTTCATAAAG ATATTAGTGAGCTGAATCTACCAAAGTCATGTAACATAACCTTTCCCAATGGCAAGGATGACCTTATGAACTTTGAAGTGTCAATACGACCGGACGAGGGATATTATTT AGGAGGCACGTTTTATTTCTCCTTTACAGTTTCCCCCATCTATCCGCATGAAGCACCTAAAGTCAAGTGCAAGACGAAG GTTTACCATCCAAACATTGACTTGGAAGGAAATGTGTGCCTCAACATTTTACGGGAAGATTGGAAGCCTGTCCTTAATATTAACACTGTGATTTATGGACTCTACCATTTGTTCACG GAACCAAATGATGAAGACCCACTGAATCATGATGCTGCTGCAGTTCTAAGAGACAACCCGAAGTTGTTTGAATCTAATGTGAGAAGGGCTATGGCTGGGGGTTACGTGGGGCAGACCTTTTTCCCACGATGTATGTAA
- the LOC101205736 gene encoding E3 ubiquitin-protein ligase RKP isoform X1 has translation MAEDSPRIGGLSSGLAVILNDNDNRGSSSKGRCFSYCDEFNHQSVERTLEYVFGLPNKSINPLTSPVDTAFIRSIIKNKFSELARPIAHHGVGNGICIVDNGLGSNVVCIEKVSICGDIRIVKPPLLVESFSMFSSARANACVWSGKWMYEVILETSGIQQLGWATLACPFTDHEGVGDADDSYAFDGRRVRKWNKEAERYGQSWVVGDVIGCCIDLDRNEISFYRNGISLGVAFSGVRKMGPGIGYYPAISLSQGERCEINFGAHPFKYPIDGYLPLQAPPSINDFASHMLKCLSRILEEKRIECLEINSVEKLRRLKRFVSVEELFRPVSIGICDEFFSALEVDANGIEYIGRGPFLAFMMEVFGQQPPHNHSSLDRIIDVLLRCQGSLALFEHLINALSCSCKTSPLVLTECPYSGSYSYLALACHMFRREELLVLWWKSVDFEFLFEGFLSRKNPNKQDLEYMMPSVWWPGSREDVSYESSMDLTTTALSEAINEIEEKHRDLCRLVIQFIPPTTSPQLPGSVFRTFLQNLLLKNRGTDHNASPSGVLSNSIVVSLYAVILHFLSEGFGMGSVCDWLRSNENDGPDTGFLHRGGQRTFPVYLFFKDESHRTVTARLGGSYNHISKLHPHDQEVEVIHWEEGCMDDHETRVTHSTRQKPCCCSSYDAEGMRSSKDPIKHAIRNCRGIPMHDRSAHVASECSAGNLNDEITDKPSSSEQSDAQFGYCPMQHMRIVPRETNTSSATLREEELLDFLLLFYHMGLAPDFKQASHYMSHQSQLIALLEETDKQIRERACREQIKRLKEARSTYREEVIDCVRRCAWNRISLFSQWKQRGMYAMCMWTVQLLLVLSKMDSMFIYVPEFYVEALVDCFHVLRKGDPAFVPSTIFLKQGLASFVTFVVTHFNDPRISSADLKDLLLQSISVLVQYKEYLVTFESNEAATQKLPKSLLLAFDNRSWIPVTNILLRLCKGSGFGSSKYGESSSSSITFQILLREACVTDEGLFSPFLNRLFNTLSWTMTEFSVSIREMQEKYQVLDSHQRKCNVIFDLSCNLARVLEFFTREIPQAFLLGSDTNLRRLTELVLFVLNHVTSAADAEFFDLSLRRTGQSLEKVNRGMILAPLVGIILNLWDASAELKYKEYNDIVGIFASMECLNTVNCGFRLLLDYNWAGSFRGDGYVAQLERLENFLSLLLYRMESLALDNSAFDDQTDASDSICCICYASVADACFKPCSHQSCYGCISRHLLNCERCFFCNAAVEDVIRAVTN, from the exons ATGGCAGAAGACAGTCCAAGGATTGGTGGGCTTTCTTCTGGATTGGctgttattttaaatgataatgataaCCGAGGGAGTTCATCCAAAGGTAGGTGTTTTTCATATTGTGATGAATTCAATCATCAATCCGTGGAGCGGACACTTGAATATGTATTTGGTCTCCCCAACAAGTCCATTAATCCTCTGACTAGTCCAGTTGATACGGCATTTATACGCTCTATAATAAAGAATAAGTTTTCAGAACTTGCTCGCCCAATTGCCCACCACGGTGTGGGAAATGGTATATGTATTGTTGATAATGGCTTGGGATCTAATGTAGTCTGTATTGAGAAAGTCAGCATCTGTGGTGATATTAGGATAGTTAAGCCGCCATTACTTGTGGAAAGTTTTTCGATGTTCAGCAGTGCTAGGGCTAATGCTTGTGTCTGGAGTGGAAAATGGATGTACGaagttattttagaaacttCAGGTATACAACAGCTTGGGTGGGCAACCCTTGCTTGCCCCTTCACTGACCATGAGGGTGTTGGTGATGCAGATGATTCCTATGCTTTTGATGGCAGAAGAGTTCGCAAATGGAACAAGGAGGCTGAGAGGTATGGTCAGTCTTGGGTTGTTGGTGATGTCATTGGATGTTGTATTGACTTGGATAGAAATGAAATCTCGTTCTATAGGAATGGCATCTCACTTGGGGTTGCATTTTCTGGGGTTCGCAAAATGGGTCCTGGTATTGGATATTATCCAGCAATATCTCTATCTCAAGGTGAGAGATGCGAAATAAATTTTGGTGCTCACCCTTTTAAATATCCTATTGATGGCTACTTGCCCCTTCAAGCACCCCCATCGATTAACGATTTTGCTTCTCATATGCTGAAATGCTTATCAAGGATTTTGGAAGAGAAACGCATAGAATGCCTTGAGATTAACTCCGTTGAGAAACTGAGGAGATTAAAAAGATTTGTCTCAGTTGAAGAACTATTTCGTCCTGTCTCTATTGGGATTTGTGATGAATTCTTCTCTGCACTTGAAGTTGATGCAAATGGTATTGAGTATATTGGACGAGGTCCTTTTTTGGCATTCATGATGGAAGTGTTTGGACAACAGCCACCACACAATCACTCAAGCTTAGATAGAATTATTGATGTTCTTCTAAGATGTCAAGGCTCTCTTGCATTATTTGAGCATTTAATAAATGCCCTTTCTTGTAGCTGTAAAACATCCCCACTAGTCCTAACTGAGTGCCCATATTCTGGATCCTATTCCTATCTTGCATTGGCTTGTCACATGTTCAGACGAGAAGAATTATTGGTGCTTTGGTGGAAGTCAGTTGATTTTGAATTCCTCTTTGAAGGGTTTTTATCACGGAAGAATCCAAATAAGCAGGATCTTGAGTATATGATGCCCTCGGTTTGGTGGCCTGGTTCACGTGAGGATGTGTCATACGAAAGTAGCATGGATTTAACTACAACAGCTCTATCTGAAGCAATAAATGAG ATTGAGGAGAAGCACAGAGATCTTTGCCGCCTTGTCATTCAGTTCATTCCACCCACAACATCTCCCCAGTTGCCAGGTTCAGTATTTAGAACATTTTTGCAGAACCTATTACTGAAGAACAGAGGAACTGATCATAATGCATCCCCTTCTGGAGTTTTAAGCAATTCAATTGTTGTTTCTCTATATGCTGTGATACTTCACTTCTTGTCTGAAGGATTTGGAATGGGCAGTGTTTGTGACTGGTTGAGAAGTAATGAAAATGATGGCCCTGATACTGGTTTTCTTCATCGAGGTGGGCAACGCACTTTCCCTGTATATTTGTTCTTTAAAGATGAGTCCCATCGAACTGTCACAGCTAGGCTTGGAGGTTCATACAatcatatatcaaaattacatCCTCATGATCAAGAAGTGGAAGTAATTCATTGGGAGGAAGGTTGCATGGATGACCATGAGACCAGAGTAACTCATTCCACCAGGCAGAAGCCGTGTTGCTGTTCAAGTTATGATGCTGAAGGCATGAGGAGTTCAAAGGATCCTATTAAACATGCTATCAGAAACTGTCGTGGAATTCCTATGCACGATAGATCTGCTCATGTTGCTAGTGAATGTAGTGCtggaaatttgaatgatgaaaTAACTGACAAACCAAGTTCAAGCGAACAATCTGATGCACAGTTTGGATATTGCCCAATGCAGCACATGAGAATTGTGCCGAGAGAGACAAATACATCTTCAGCTAcattaagagaagaagaacTTTTAGACTTCTTGCTTCTCTTTTATCACATGGGACTTGCACCAGATTTTAAGCAG GCATCACATTACATGTCACATCAATCTCAGTTAATAGCTCTTCTTGAAGAAACTGATAAACAGATAAGAGAACGAGCTTGTAGGGAGCAAATAAAGCGTCTAAAAGAAGCTCGTAGCACTTACAGAGAGGAGGTGATTGACTGTGTCAGACGTTGTGCATG GAATCgcatttctttgttttcccAGTGGAAGCAAAGAGGAATGTATGCAATGTGCATGTGGACTGTTCAGTTGCTTCTTGTTCTTAGCAAAATGGACTCGATGTTTATTTATGTCCCTGAGTTTTATGTGGAAGCACTG GTTGACTGCTTCCATGTGTTACGCAAGGGAGATCCTGCATTTGTACCTTCAACTATATTTCTCAAGCAAGGACTTGCGTCATTT GTGACATTTGTAGTTACTCACTTTAATGACCCAAGGATATCAAGTGCCGATCTAAAAGATCTGCTTCTTCAGTCCATATCTGTTCTTGTTCAGTACAAAGAATATTTGGTCACTTTTGAGAGTAACGAGGCAGCTACACAAAAGTTGCCAAAGTCGTTGCTATTAGCATTTGATAACAGATCCTGGATTCCCGTGACGAACATTCTTCTGCGACTATGCAAAGGTTCTGGCTTTGGTTCTTCAAAGTATGGAGAATCATCATCGTCATCCATCACATTTCAG ATACTACTACGAGAGGCATGTGTCACAGATGAAGGGCTGTTCTCACCTTTTCTTAATCGTTTATTCAATACTCTTAGCTGGACTATGACTGAATTCTCAGTTTCAATTCGAGAAATGCAAGAAAAATACCAG GTACTAGATTCTCATCAAAGAAAATGCAATGTCATATTTGATCTTTCATGCAATCTGGCAAgggttttggaattttttacACGGGAAATCCCTCAAGCATTCCTGTTAGGATCTGATACAAATCTCAGAAGGTTGACTGAGTTGGTACTTTTTGTGCTGAACCATGTAACTTCAGCAGCAGATGCTGAATTCTTTGACTT GTCTCTTAGACGTACTGGCCAATCTCTAGAGAAAGTAAACAGAGGCATGATATTGGCTCCTCTTGTCGGTATCATTTTGAATCTGTGGGATGCTAGTGCTGAGCTGAAGTACAAAGAATACAATGACATTGTTGGTATTTTCGCTAGCATGGAATGTCTAAATACTGTAAACTGTGGATTTCGGCTTCTGTTGGATTACAACTGG GCTGGTTCCTTTAGAGGGGATGGTTATGTTGCACAACTTGAACGGCTGGAGAACTTTTTAAGCCTTCTTCTTTATAGGATGGAGTCTTTAGCTCTTGATAATTCCGCATTTGATGATCAAACAGATGCTAGTGACAGCATATGCTGCATCTGTTATGCAAGTGTAGCTGATGCATGTTTTAAACCCTGCTCTCACCAATCGTGCTATGGTTGTATTTCCAGGCATCTTTTGAATTGTGAGAGATGTTTCTTTTGCAACGCAGCAGTGGAGGACGTTATCAGAGCTGTTACTAATTAG
- the LOC101205736 gene encoding E3 ubiquitin-protein ligase RKP isoform X2: protein MAEDSPRIGGLSSGLAVILNDNDNRGSSSKGRCFSYCDEFNHQSVERTLEYVFGLPNKSINPLTSPVDTAFIRSIIKNKFSELARPIAHHGVGNGICIVDNGLGSNVVCIEKVSICGDIRIVKPPLLVESFSMFSSARANACVWSGKWMYEVILETSGIQQLGWATLACPFTDHEGVGDADDSYAFDGRRVRKWNKEAERYGQSWVVGDVIGCCIDLDRNEISFYRNGISLGVAFSGVRKMGPGIGYYPAISLSQGERCEINFGAHPFKYPIDGYLPLQAPPSINDFASHMLKCLSRILEEKRIECLEINSVEKLRRLKRFVSVEELFRPVSIGICDEFFSALEVDANGIEYIGRGPFLAFMMEVFGQQPPHNHSSLDRIIDVLLRCQGSLALFEHLINALSCSCKTSPLVLTECPYSGSYSYLALACHMFRREELLVLWWKSVDFEFLFEGFLSRKNPNKQDLEYMMPSVWWPGSREDVSYESSMDLTTTALSEAINEIEEKHRDLCRLVIQFIPPTTSPQLPGSVFRTFLQNLLLKNRGTDHNASPSGVLSNSIVVSLYAVILHFLSEGFGMGSVCDWLRSNENDGPDTGFLHRGGQRTFPVYLFFKDESHRTVTARLGGSYNHISKLHPHDQEVEVIHWEEGCMDDHETRVTHSTRQKPCCCSSYDAEGMRSSKDPIKHAIRNCRGIPMHDRSAHVASECSAGNLNDEITDKPSSSEQSDAQFGYCPMQHMRIVPRETNTSSATLREEELLDFLLLFYHMGLAPDFKQASHYMSHQSQLIALLEETDKQIRERACREQIKRLKEARSTYREEVIDCVRRCAWNRISLFSQWKQRGMYAMCMWTVQLLLVLSKMDSMFIYVPEFYVEALVDCFHVLRKGDPAFVPSTIFLKQGLASFVTFVVTHFNDPRISSADLKDLLLQSISVLVQYKEYLVTFESNEAATQKLPKSLLLAFDNRSWIPVTNILLRLCKGSGFGSSKYGESSSSSITFQILLREACVTDEGLFSPFLNRLFNTLSWTMTEFSVSIREMQEKYQVLDSHQRKCNVIFDLSCNLARVLEFFTREIPQAFLLGSDTNLRRLTELVLFVLNHVTSAADAEFFDLSLRRTGQSLEKVNRGMILAPLVGIILNLWDASAELKYKEYNDIVGIFASMECLNTVNCGFRLLLDYNWSTPTPTIAEKNKNIK from the exons ATGGCAGAAGACAGTCCAAGGATTGGTGGGCTTTCTTCTGGATTGGctgttattttaaatgataatgataaCCGAGGGAGTTCATCCAAAGGTAGGTGTTTTTCATATTGTGATGAATTCAATCATCAATCCGTGGAGCGGACACTTGAATATGTATTTGGTCTCCCCAACAAGTCCATTAATCCTCTGACTAGTCCAGTTGATACGGCATTTATACGCTCTATAATAAAGAATAAGTTTTCAGAACTTGCTCGCCCAATTGCCCACCACGGTGTGGGAAATGGTATATGTATTGTTGATAATGGCTTGGGATCTAATGTAGTCTGTATTGAGAAAGTCAGCATCTGTGGTGATATTAGGATAGTTAAGCCGCCATTACTTGTGGAAAGTTTTTCGATGTTCAGCAGTGCTAGGGCTAATGCTTGTGTCTGGAGTGGAAAATGGATGTACGaagttattttagaaacttCAGGTATACAACAGCTTGGGTGGGCAACCCTTGCTTGCCCCTTCACTGACCATGAGGGTGTTGGTGATGCAGATGATTCCTATGCTTTTGATGGCAGAAGAGTTCGCAAATGGAACAAGGAGGCTGAGAGGTATGGTCAGTCTTGGGTTGTTGGTGATGTCATTGGATGTTGTATTGACTTGGATAGAAATGAAATCTCGTTCTATAGGAATGGCATCTCACTTGGGGTTGCATTTTCTGGGGTTCGCAAAATGGGTCCTGGTATTGGATATTATCCAGCAATATCTCTATCTCAAGGTGAGAGATGCGAAATAAATTTTGGTGCTCACCCTTTTAAATATCCTATTGATGGCTACTTGCCCCTTCAAGCACCCCCATCGATTAACGATTTTGCTTCTCATATGCTGAAATGCTTATCAAGGATTTTGGAAGAGAAACGCATAGAATGCCTTGAGATTAACTCCGTTGAGAAACTGAGGAGATTAAAAAGATTTGTCTCAGTTGAAGAACTATTTCGTCCTGTCTCTATTGGGATTTGTGATGAATTCTTCTCTGCACTTGAAGTTGATGCAAATGGTATTGAGTATATTGGACGAGGTCCTTTTTTGGCATTCATGATGGAAGTGTTTGGACAACAGCCACCACACAATCACTCAAGCTTAGATAGAATTATTGATGTTCTTCTAAGATGTCAAGGCTCTCTTGCATTATTTGAGCATTTAATAAATGCCCTTTCTTGTAGCTGTAAAACATCCCCACTAGTCCTAACTGAGTGCCCATATTCTGGATCCTATTCCTATCTTGCATTGGCTTGTCACATGTTCAGACGAGAAGAATTATTGGTGCTTTGGTGGAAGTCAGTTGATTTTGAATTCCTCTTTGAAGGGTTTTTATCACGGAAGAATCCAAATAAGCAGGATCTTGAGTATATGATGCCCTCGGTTTGGTGGCCTGGTTCACGTGAGGATGTGTCATACGAAAGTAGCATGGATTTAACTACAACAGCTCTATCTGAAGCAATAAATGAG ATTGAGGAGAAGCACAGAGATCTTTGCCGCCTTGTCATTCAGTTCATTCCACCCACAACATCTCCCCAGTTGCCAGGTTCAGTATTTAGAACATTTTTGCAGAACCTATTACTGAAGAACAGAGGAACTGATCATAATGCATCCCCTTCTGGAGTTTTAAGCAATTCAATTGTTGTTTCTCTATATGCTGTGATACTTCACTTCTTGTCTGAAGGATTTGGAATGGGCAGTGTTTGTGACTGGTTGAGAAGTAATGAAAATGATGGCCCTGATACTGGTTTTCTTCATCGAGGTGGGCAACGCACTTTCCCTGTATATTTGTTCTTTAAAGATGAGTCCCATCGAACTGTCACAGCTAGGCTTGGAGGTTCATACAatcatatatcaaaattacatCCTCATGATCAAGAAGTGGAAGTAATTCATTGGGAGGAAGGTTGCATGGATGACCATGAGACCAGAGTAACTCATTCCACCAGGCAGAAGCCGTGTTGCTGTTCAAGTTATGATGCTGAAGGCATGAGGAGTTCAAAGGATCCTATTAAACATGCTATCAGAAACTGTCGTGGAATTCCTATGCACGATAGATCTGCTCATGTTGCTAGTGAATGTAGTGCtggaaatttgaatgatgaaaTAACTGACAAACCAAGTTCAAGCGAACAATCTGATGCACAGTTTGGATATTGCCCAATGCAGCACATGAGAATTGTGCCGAGAGAGACAAATACATCTTCAGCTAcattaagagaagaagaacTTTTAGACTTCTTGCTTCTCTTTTATCACATGGGACTTGCACCAGATTTTAAGCAG GCATCACATTACATGTCACATCAATCTCAGTTAATAGCTCTTCTTGAAGAAACTGATAAACAGATAAGAGAACGAGCTTGTAGGGAGCAAATAAAGCGTCTAAAAGAAGCTCGTAGCACTTACAGAGAGGAGGTGATTGACTGTGTCAGACGTTGTGCATG GAATCgcatttctttgttttcccAGTGGAAGCAAAGAGGAATGTATGCAATGTGCATGTGGACTGTTCAGTTGCTTCTTGTTCTTAGCAAAATGGACTCGATGTTTATTTATGTCCCTGAGTTTTATGTGGAAGCACTG GTTGACTGCTTCCATGTGTTACGCAAGGGAGATCCTGCATTTGTACCTTCAACTATATTTCTCAAGCAAGGACTTGCGTCATTT GTGACATTTGTAGTTACTCACTTTAATGACCCAAGGATATCAAGTGCCGATCTAAAAGATCTGCTTCTTCAGTCCATATCTGTTCTTGTTCAGTACAAAGAATATTTGGTCACTTTTGAGAGTAACGAGGCAGCTACACAAAAGTTGCCAAAGTCGTTGCTATTAGCATTTGATAACAGATCCTGGATTCCCGTGACGAACATTCTTCTGCGACTATGCAAAGGTTCTGGCTTTGGTTCTTCAAAGTATGGAGAATCATCATCGTCATCCATCACATTTCAG ATACTACTACGAGAGGCATGTGTCACAGATGAAGGGCTGTTCTCACCTTTTCTTAATCGTTTATTCAATACTCTTAGCTGGACTATGACTGAATTCTCAGTTTCAATTCGAGAAATGCAAGAAAAATACCAG GTACTAGATTCTCATCAAAGAAAATGCAATGTCATATTTGATCTTTCATGCAATCTGGCAAgggttttggaattttttacACGGGAAATCCCTCAAGCATTCCTGTTAGGATCTGATACAAATCTCAGAAGGTTGACTGAGTTGGTACTTTTTGTGCTGAACCATGTAACTTCAGCAGCAGATGCTGAATTCTTTGACTT GTCTCTTAGACGTACTGGCCAATCTCTAGAGAAAGTAAACAGAGGCATGATATTGGCTCCTCTTGTCGGTATCATTTTGAATCTGTGGGATGCTAGTGCTGAGCTGAAGTACAAAGAATACAATGACATTGTTGGTATTTTCGCTAGCATGGAATGTCTAAATACTGTAAACTGTGGATTTCGGCTTCTGTTGGATTACAACTGG TCCACTCCAACTCCAACCATagcagaaaaaaacaaaaacattaaataa